The DNA region TTTCATCATTAAGAGTCACAGAATacgtaagaaaaatatatcagAACAAGATGATTGAGgatgaatttatgaaaattttaatattgtttttcttagaTGTCATGCtctaactgaaattaaatcaaataaaataagtttgccttattttttacatttaatttcttcttctttcagtttaaaatattatagtacaAAATGATGTTCAATATTCTGACAAAAGTATGTctgttgaatttattttgtacttctTATAATCAGTTTCCTGTAACGGAACTGTTCAGCAGTTTCAACTCCTAACTCAGGTGAAAGTATAGGAAACTTAACAATTTCATTTCTGtacaaattcatttttctGCCTTccttaatgatttaaaaagatGGTTTGGGCAAAACGGGATAAGATACCAAAATATGGAGCAAGTGACATCTaaaatcttcattttttatagactaatatttatatggaaaGGATTTAACGTAACTTTTCTTCTTCAATAAAAGCAGGATTAACAACATTTATTAACTTACTTTGAACAAACTGATAATTGTTACATGTTCTGATGTTGCTCATTGAGATAGTAATTTCAAAGACGAAGGCAGAAGGAAAATGTACCAAACTattgtatgaaaatataaaaaataaagagaaatatGTAAGTAATATGTGGTTACattcaaaatgttcaaaatagaGCTTTCTATCCCATCAAAGCGTTGATTCAAATCTGTTTTCTGTATATAGAGAAGAAGACGAAAAAAACTACCCTATTTATGGAGTCATATgatggtttaaaatgtttgtttatctTTTGCCtacaatttatagaaaaattaaactaaaatgctataaaaaatatcagtatGTTCTCCAATTTACCTAACCTAACGTAACataaaaaacctttaatatttcagaattcTATATAAAGATTTTGCAatagaaaagttaatttcCATGTAATGCGTATTAAACTAATGTTATTTGACCATCATCTAGATTTATTGCAAGTCATGTTTACTGTAACATTCATAACGTCACCAATTagagtttttaattaagaagactgtaattaaaaaaacaggccaatcaaaaaaaaacaaaaataacaaaatgatttCCGTATATGAACCGAAGGTGATCGATTAACCttatgacaaaattatacaaaactgAGTCACCAGTACTGAATATGTATGAATTTATCTATTTGTAAAGTCGAAACATATTATGATTATCCGGTGCAAATTCTACGTGCCCGCTACGAATCACGTGCGGAAATTGATTTTcgatcgattttttttttttcgcgtCCGATTCGAAAAGTGTTGTTTTGTTGACCTTACGATCCCATGACACATTTCAAAACAGCAGCAGTGATGCaacgaaaaaaatattgttgaaaaataaaatccacAATTACGTGGCAAATATTCTCTTGAGCATTATCGTTTGCACGTTTCGCAATCGGAAACTTCCCTTAGACAACTACTGAGCGAAAGTTTTCTTGTTCCAGATGGCGATGCGAGAACAGCGTCCGGGAACGTAGTGCGCATCCCGACCAACCAGATAAAATGACTTGAGTGTTGCGCGCGGTCCGGATCGACGGCACTGAAACTTATTCGTAACGATGGATTCGATGCGACTATCGACCGTGATCGTGGTGATTTGTGCGGTTAGCGCCCTGTGCTACCCCTCGAAGCCGCTGAACGAACGGTCTCCAGAACTGGCCTGGCAGGCCTGGCTGTTGGTGGACGACCAGAACCAGAACGGCAAACAGCAGAACGACGACGGCGGCCAGACGATGCGCAGACGGATCACTCCCAAGTCAGTTTTTATAGGTAAGTCAGCGGAAGGCCGTTTAACAAACTGGGCAAACGTCCTGAATTAGAAGAAACAATGAGAAGCGTAGCTAAGCTCACAATTCTTTAAATGTTcgacttaaaaataatgaatctcCTCTGTTTGAGCAgctgaaaatatgtttataatcaAACTTCAAGATTTTTccatattgttattgttacaCTTTTGATAATTTCCATATATATGGTAGATTACTTGACttggtacaaatattttttcagatagTTCacccaaaaatgtaaatagaagATAGAGAAGTGTGAAGCCAacaccaaaataataataataataatatgtgatAGCACATATcagaataaacattatttatgttatgacagcgattaaaaaattatgctcTAGTTCTAAAATTGtgataatatcaaaaaaatatacctgaaatacaaaatatttaaataaaaaccacaaagtagtacaaaatattagatatataCCATATATTAGTAAGTTTTGTTTAACTCTCCATTtaactttcaaattaaaaaaaggaacATCAGACTAATGATATTCTATGTTATCTAACAAGTGTTGGAACGATAAAgctgttaaacaaattaagaaaTGTCAAACTAAGAAACTTGTAGGTcaagcatttaatttaaaagactaTGTAGGTGTTTTTTTATCGTAATGTGTTTTCTCTATAATAAACTGTTATGCGTATTACAAATACAGTCAGTAATAATATAACAGTATATAAGATGttggaaaatgtttattacctacaatgatacaaaataaataaataagaaaaataaaaacaaaagataaaattgaaCGGGATAATCTTTGAGTCATGGTTCAGCTCAAAAGGAAACCAGATTTATGTCAAGACATTTCACCTTGTTCAAtatgactaaattattattatcagctgccagtttatttattaacattaataatgcTACAATTAGGTGcttaatactataaaataatgtttaaaataattaaacagataTATGAACTTATGAATCAGAATAACTTGtaaatatcattatatataatataaagaattttaataacacacaAGAAAGCAATTAAAGCAAATGtggtttaaatttttcattaataacttAAGTACAAGATTAAAATGAACGTGCTAATAATGAGGAAATgtttttacaagaaattaaaaagtatttcttGTACCtatgataaaatgttttgtataatttttgggaaaagcaaaataattttgaaattttccagCTCCCACATTTAGTCCGGAAAGTTTACCGCCGTGCGCAGACGGCTACGCATCTGACCCGATGGGCCGTTGCATGAAGATCTTCAAGGTGGATGAAGATGCGCATCTTCAATTCCTCCTGCAAAAGATCACCGACAAGTTCGGCAATACATACTCAAACGATTACGACTACGAGGACGAGGACGAGGCCACCTCCACACCCGGACCTTTTCAACTCAATATCCCGCTGGGCGGACTTGAGACCGCCGCCTCGGACGAATCCAAGGTGGTTGCGGGCGACGACGACGAAATGGACATGGCCATTGTGGTTGCACCGACCAACTCCAATTTCAATCCACAGGTAATTGATCGATGAACTTAAAGTCAATCTTAACCGTGGGACGATTAAGCTAATTTCTAATCTAACGAAGTTGTAAGAACTTAAAGACGGATAGCAGCCACCAAAAGATATTTTTGCCTTATGtcttatttactattttatcttTACAGTTGAGTAATAAAGTTACGTCAcagttcaataaaaaatattacattaaaacgtCGTCAAATAATgtacacaattatttttgtaattatatttttaatcaaatcggAGAGACTACAAAGCcctacaaatataattaatacagtaATTTCctccattttcaattttcttttatattattgtttcagGAAGCAATATCGAAATTGGATAAGCAAAGACGTGGCGGTATCCAACAAACAACAGACTCACAAACGCAAATGCCAGAAAAGCCGGAAGACAAGCAGGAAGTCAATACCGAAGCATCGTTCATAGACGAAATACAAACAACAAcagaaacaacaacaaccgAAATTGAAAGTACTACCTCAAGTACAACGATGGAAACAACCACGGACTTCACAACAGTAACACCAACAACTGAATCGACTACATCGACAACAGAAATCGATTTAGAAACGACCACAATCACAAATCTCGAACTGGAAGAAACCAGAACGGAATTAATGGACGATTACACGTCGACAACTACcgaatcaacaacaacaacagacTTACCTGTAAAAGAAACCACCACTATTagtcaaaaatttgaaaaaatcaaatttccaGATAGCGATCCACAATTATTTGACTCACCCAAGGGCATGATTCGGTTTCCAGATGAGCCGGAACCGGAAGCGGCGCCCTTGCACCACACTAGAGACTTGTCCAGCCAAATGAGACAGTTCAGCAATACGGACCCGTGGCGCGATCCGGCCAAATACGACAACGACGTCACCCAAACGCAAAAGGTTAAGTTTCCTTCTGCGCACGCGAACTGGGGCCCGCATTCTCAGCCGCATAATATACAAAAGCCGCTGGTGCTCAGGTTTTCGAGGAAGAACTCCTACGTGGATCCTGACCAGTTCAAACAGCCCGACTTCTACAGGACATTACCTTTAAACGAGCTCAATTATATATTCGGTTTCAAAAATCGACACAGGCCCCCTAATCGGTAATGATTAGCTTCTAGAACCTCGGTGGTTTACTACATTAAtgtgattaattatattcgaGTTAGGTTCTAGATTAAGGTgtatatagtatatttaatgtaCCACTTCTATAGCCATCACTTATGAAATGTTTGggatagaaaaattaatcgtGAATGTGATTTTGTGCTTGTTTCCCGTTTTTTACATTTGAACTGTATATTGAATCTTTGTACATAAGTTTTTCTGCCGTATTTTCAATTcccaaacaaaaaacaaacatgAATGGAACAGACaagtacaatatatttttatgagtaagtattttatcttttagaaTTAGTATTCACACTCTCGAATATTTTAACCTGAAAAACCGTACTAATGTATTCATTAGTGTTGTCATGGCacttaataacaaaatgttgcacaaagataaatttgtttagtttatttgGTCGGGCGTTGTTGCTGATACATGGAGTCAAATTGTTACATAAAAGATGCGTATTTTTCTGAAATGCAATCTGCGCTCctataaaataatcacaaatccactaatttcagtattatattataccgcatataatatatttaaattaattaaaagcaaatGATCCAATGTAagtatatcttataatttagttaatgtcagttttgtaaataatagttattgtgaatattttaaacttatagatttataacaaaataattgatgtGATTATGTCTAATTATGAAAAACACATTGTGGAAGGAAAATTGTTCGTAATATACATCAGGATGTGTACAAATTTGTATAGTCAGTAGTGTTTTAACTTTGTAGAATTatagtcattttttattagaaaaattgtatgttaagttaaaatatttattctcttatatttttgttatatatttgtgCCAGTatgccaataaaatattattcaaatttttgggtttttgtattttatatacaactgTTATTAAAAGAGTAATTGAGATTTGTGtagaatgtaaaatatttaaagtagtaaaatatgaagaaaatatgCAGGGCTGCGCAAATGAACCAATTCGAAAATAGGAAAGATGAATcctttttatgttgtttgatTGTCTGCAGGTGACACGACTTAAAAGTTCACATGGTTGTTCACTCTAACGCATAATTAAGAGACACTCATTTTATGTATGTGGAGGTTGCCACCGAAACACAACGACTTCATTATGGTGAAGCTTATCCATGTCGCCAGCTTCCTTCACGTCGTATCTTTGGAAGAATTCTCCAAAGATTGTATGATACCGGTGGTTTAAGCAAACATATATCCAGAAGACCCAAGTCTGTATCTACTCCTAGAGGAGAAAAAAGTTCTAACACGAGCAGAGCAGAAGATGGAGACAAATGTGTAAAGATTGTCAATTGATAGAGCGTCCTTTGTTTAGAGTACCCTCCACGAAGAGTTGTTTTATTCGTATCTTGCATTATGTGGCCTAATGAAGCacgaataattttatgttgttggTATATTCGCAAAGATGCTGACGACTCTCGCATTTGGAGACATATTATAGACGGGAGGTTACTAGATCCCGTTGTTTTATCAAACCGATTAACTGGAGCTACTCACCTAAACATTCCGCAGAATATACTGGATGATATTTCTTTGtaccaaaaacaataaacatggTTTTaccacttttcaattgtcgtaaaGAGTATTTAGCCGAgacaattttacatatatagaTAAGTGGAGTGATTCTGTGTTATTGCCTTCAAGATTAcctgattttttagattttattggaatatttataaaaattaaattatgtaaatagcCTCGACGAGTTGTAGCTACgggttaatgaaaaataaatccgGGTCGATGTGgagattttaaaaagttgggaAAAAGGCAATTTGAACATCTTTTGTATGTTTGTGGTTCTTAAATTCATTGTTCATTATGAGCAATccatttaaagtaataaaaaactacaattaaaatatattttattaaaatataattccaaTAACAAAACCCACATAACaatgacaatataaaaatatacgtatAATAAAACGTTGCTATACTTTTACGTTTACATCTAATACTAGTTGTCCGTTAAATGCAATGTGATGACTATATAAACTATTCCACACATCTATAAgcgtagaaaaaataaaataaaagcgaATTAATCACAGCCTAAAGCTTCCAATAATACTTAACGGCGAAAGACGCCGCATAGCCAAGCAAGAACATCAATAAATACGGAACGAATTTCAAAGGCAGACCCGGCTTCGAAGATAGcatgaaattcaaatattttatttttccggGGGAGTAAGGTGGATATCTAGCAGTCGCCAATTTCTCCCCTATAGCACCCAAATCtttgtataaaa from Aethina tumida isolate Nest 87 chromosome 1, icAetTumi1.1, whole genome shotgun sequence includes:
- the LOC109608757 gene encoding uncharacterized protein LOC109608757 isoform X1, with product MDSMRLSTVIVVICAVSALCYPSKPLNERSPELAWQAWLLVDDQNQNGKQQNDDGGQTMRRRITPKSVFIAPTFSPESLPPCADGYASDPMGRCMKIFKVDEDAHLQFLLQKITDKFGNTYSNDYDYEDEDEATSTPGPFQLNIPLGGLETAASDESKVVAGDDDEMDMAIVVAPTNSNFNPQEAISKLDKQRRGGIQQTTDSQTQMPEKPEDKQEVNTEASFIDEIQTTTETTTTEIESTTSSTTMETTTDFTTVTPTTESTTSTTEIDLETTTITNLELEETRTELMDDYTSTTTESTTTTDLPVKETTTISQKFEKIKFPDSDPQLFDSPKGMIRFPDEPEPEAAPLHHTRDLSSQMRQFSNTDPWRDPAKYDNDVTQTQKVKFPSAHANWGPHSQPHNIQKPLVLRFSRKNSYVDPDQFKQPDFYRTLPLNELNYIFGFKNRHRPPNR
- the LOC109608757 gene encoding uncharacterized protein LOC109608757 isoform X2, coding for MDSMRLSTVIVVICAVSALCYPSKPLNERSPELAWQAWLLVDDQNQNGKQQNDDGGQTMRRRITPKSVFIAPTFSPESLPPCADGYASDPMGRCMKIFKVDEDAHLQFLLQKITDKFGNTYSNDYDYEDEDEATSTPGPFQLNIPLGGLETAASDESKVVAGDDDEMDMAIVVAPTNSNFNPQEAISKLDKQRRGGIQQTTDSQTQMPEKPEDKQEVNTEASFIDEIQTTTETTTTEIESTTSSTTMETTTDFTTVTPTTESTTSTTEIDLETTTITNLELEETRTELMDDYTSTTTESTTTTDLPIAIHNYLTHPRA